The nucleotide sequence CAGCGTATTGCCGTTATGCAGCCGCACGGCACGTGTCGGCGCCGGGGATGGGTTGCTTCCTGGCTGCGTGTTGGTGAAGTACTGCCAGACCACGTCGTCATTGCCGTTGACCTCGACAATGCGGTTGTTGTTCGAGTCCGAGATCAGTGTATTGCCATTGGGTAACCGGCTGGCGAAGGCTGCGCCGCTGACGGTACCGCCGGCCGTGAACTGCTTGACTATCTTCATATCGGTGGTGACTTCGATGACGCGGTCGTTGCTTTCGTCGGCAATCAAAATGTGCCCGTTGGTAAGCACCTCGCCGCTATTGGGGTTATTGAGCTGGTTGGGTCCATTGCCGCTCACGCCTGTCGTGCCGTATTGCCAGACGATCTGGTGATTGAGATTCACCACGATGATGCGCTGATTGGCCTGATCGGCGATCAGCACCATGGGGCCGGGGTGATGCGGGAAGGTGGTGAGGAACAGTGCCTGCACAGGGGTGTTCAGCTGGTTGGGGCCATCACCGCTGACACCGGCCTGGCCGTATTGCCAGACGATGATGCCGGCCTGGTTGACCAGGAACACGCGGTTATCGGGACAGCCATTGACGGTATCCGAGCATCCGGGCAGGCCGGGTGGCGTGCCGGTACCGGAGATCAGCGTCAGTGCGCCTACACGTTCGGCATCGTTGACACCGACGACGCTCCTGGGCCCGGGAAGATCCGAGCCATTCCCGAAATGCCACAACACACGGTGGCTGCCGGGATCGACCTCGATCACGCGGTTGTTGAACTGATCGGCGATAAGGATGGGCCCTTCGTTGGTTTGTGCGTGCACCATTTGGGTGAGCAAGGCGCCAGCCATGAGGGCGGTGGCGAGTGTGGTGCGAGCGAACTTCTTTTGACGCAGACGATTTGTCATGGCACGCCCCTCCTGTGAGGGTATTGGCGATTCACGCAGTACAGGTATGTGCCGATTCGCTTGCATTCCGCTGTCACTGGCGACGTCAAAACGCCGCGTAGCCAATTGCGGGAAGTGCCGTGATTTGCTGCGATGAATCGCGAGCGTGTGCGCTTTGCGCATGGTAGAGATTTCGTTGGTGCGTCAGGCAATCGTCGGTGGGAGTAACGGGGCCAGATTCACTTACAACGCGGCCGGTGCGCCGGCCTTACCTTGTAGCCAAGAGCCTTTCACTGAGCAGCCGCACGTATCGCTGTCAGTCTTCGTCGTCTAGAAAACGTGGATTCCGGTTGTTTCCGCGTTGGACGATGTGCTGCGGAATGCTGGGGAGATCAAGGCGAGGTTGGCGAGCCATCGACGCAATGTGCACCACCACATCAGTGGCGCGACCATCAATTGCCGATGGCTCACGCAGGGTGATGGGCGAATCACGCAAGGATGTGAACCTGGCCCCGTTGCTCGCCCCGTTACTCGAACCGCTTGCAAATCAAATCCGCAAAGACGCCCTGCCCGTGCATGCACGTGGACCAGTCGCTGTCGTAGTCGCGGACGTTGTTCATCTGCTGCAGCAGGCTCATCACGCGCTCGACGCGGTCATGCATGTGGATGGCGAGCCGTTCGCTGGCCAGAAAGCTCAGGGCCATCCGGCAATCGCAACGTCGCGTAGAGCGGAAAGGGGCCTCCAGAGGACACCCTACTGCTGCACTCACAATGCCCTAATGGCAGGAGTCCATCGGATCCGCTCCGTCAGCACTCGACTCCCGCCAGAGTTCGCCATCGGGTCGATACCAACGATAGCCCTTCAGTCTTTTTCCCTGAACATAGACGCCATCCTCTTTCTTCTCTCCATCATCCCACCAAGTCTGATAGAGGCCTTCCAACTTTCCACTCTGGTAGTTCGCTTGCAGCGTTAGCTTGCCTTCCTCGGTCCACTCTCGAATCAGGCCGTGTGCCAAACCGTCGCGATACTCGGCCTCTGAGAATAGCCGCCCATCTGCGAACCAGTGGCGGCGAAATCCGTGGAGCTTTCCATTCAATTCGGTCCACTCGGTCATGATTCTTCCGCCAGGGAAAAGCCGACGATGCACCTGCAGTTCGCTATCCGTCATATTTACACCTTTTATTTCAGGTCAGCGTCTGACCAAGCTGGAGGTTAACTAACGGGGCTAACTAACGGGGCCAGGTTCACTTAGCCGTCCGCAGACCCGGAGACCCACTGCAGCACGCGGCTTAGTCTTCGCGCGCGCACACCCACTGTTCTTGTGGTGGATTCCACGTATGATTTTCCCTTAGCTCGCTTTGCGCGGGTAGCGCTGCCGAGGTCAAGACGTTTCCTTCGAAGGTTGGCTGTGCTGACCCATTGGGTCGAGCCCCTTCAGGCCGTCATGGCAACCGCGTGCACCCGCCGCTAGAACAACTGCCCCTGCGGCGACGCCTCACGCGGCGCCTGAAACTTCGACATATCCGGCTGCCATTCCCTTGCGCGTGCAAAGCCATGCCGGCGCGACGCCACTTCAAACCGCTTGCGGATCAGATCGGCGAACACACCCTGCCCGTGCATGCGCGTGGAGAAGTCGCTGTCGTAGTCGCGGCCGTTGTTCATCTGCTGCACAAGGCTCATGACGTGCTCGGCGCGGTCGGGCATGTGGATGGCGAGCCATTCGCGAAAGAGCAGTTTCAACTCGTAGGGCAGGCGCAAGGTGGTGTAGCCCGCGCTGGTGGCGCCAGCGTCCGCCGCTTGTTCCATCACGGCTTCCATGTCGCGATCGTTGACGGCCGGAATGATGGGCGCGACGAGGATGCCGACAGGGACGCCGGCGTCGGTGAGGTTCTTTACCGTCTGGATACGACGATGCGGTGCGGTGGCGCGCGGTTCGAGCTTGGCGGCGAGGTGGTTGTCGAGGGAGTTGATGGAGACGAACACCTGCACCAGGCCGTCGCGGGCCATCGGCGCCAGCAGATCAAGATCGCGTTCGACGAGGGCGTTCTTGGTGACGATGGTGAGCGGGTGGCGACATTCGGCGAGCACTTCGAGCGCGGCACGGGTGATGCGGAAGCGCTTTTCGATAGGCTGGTAGGGATCGGTGTTGCTGCCGAGGTTGATGGGGCTGGGTTTGTAGCTGGGTTTGCCGAGTTCGTGACGAAGGACTTCGGCGAGATTGGTTTTCGCGCGCAGCTTGGTTTCGAAGTCGAGGCCGGGCGAGAGGTTGAGGTAGCTGTGCGAGGGGCGGGCGAAGCAGTAAATGCAGCCGTGTTCGCAGCCACGGTACGGATTCAGCGCCTGGTTGAAGAAGATGTCCGGTGAGTCGTTGCGCGTGATGACGCTGCGGGCGCGTTCTTCGGTGACTTCGGTTTTGGGGCGGGGGCGCTCTTCGTCGAGGACGGCGTGTTGCCAGCCGTCGTCCTCAGCGTACTTGCGGATGCTCTCGAAGCGCCCCTCGGGATTGGAGGCGGCGCCGCGACCTTTGAAGGCGTGGGGTTGGTCCATCGGCTTAGTGTGCGCTGGAAAGGTCTCAGGTGGAGAGACACGTCCTAGCGGCTATCGTCGGAAAGCTGCTGATCCAGCGTGGTGGCCATGGCGTCCAGGGGATAGGCGTTGAGCTGGCGTTTGAGTTCGTCAAAAACCGGGGTGGAAATGGTCCAACCCAGGGGGATCGGGTAGTGGCCTTCGCAGAGGCGGAAATGCCAGAGCATGTCGCCCTGGTCGGGTTGCTCCCGGTTGAGGTCCAGGCTTTGCAGCAATTGCGTCCGGGCGTAAGCGCCACGCGCGCTGCGGGTCTTGAGCAGCGCTTTGGCGGGTGCGGTGACTTCGCCGCTCGGCGATGCGGCTTCGGCAGGGTTGGGCGAGCAGTAGACCGAGTAGGCCGAAAGGTTGTCGCGGTCGTGCTGGTGGACGAAGTCGTCCAGGCTGGGATCGTTGCTGATGTGGATGACGATGAAGCGCAACGTCTGCTGACGCTGCGTTGCGAGCGTGCGCAGGCGATCCATCACTTCGAGCAAGGTCGTGGTGCCTGAATTTTCGTAGTAACCGCCGTCAACCAGCTGGAGCCGTGCCGGCGTCAGCGCGCGATGCGTGTCGGTGGGCAAGAGCGTGCCGGCCGGGCTGACGTAGGTGAAGCGCGCACTGTTGAGCACGACTTCGCTCAAGGGCGTGCGAGGGTCGAGCCAGTCGGAGCCGTCGTAACCCGCCGTCCACGGCTCAGGCTCCTTCGCGGTGAGCGGATAGAAGGGATGCTGGATAAAGCGCATGCCTTCGGCGACCGTGGTGCTGTTGAGAAAGAGCGCGGGGCGGCTGATGTCGACGGCGCCCGTGGGCAGTCGATAGAGATCGCTGAAGGGGCGGTTGAAGGCGTCAATACCTTGCCGGCGCGCCGCTTGTTCCCAGGCGCGCGTGAGTGCGCGCGAGCGATCGTCGAACCACGCGCCGGGCAACCAGCGCTGGGTGAAGTCGACGAAGAACAGATTGGCGAGCATGGGCGCGAGGAAGTCGCCGCCGAGCATGGCATCGGCGCGGGTTTCCATGGCGCCAGGACGTTGGCCCAGGAGCGCGACGTAGGTGGCCAGGCCGAGGCTGCCACCGGAGACACCACTGCCGGCGAACAGATAGCGCGGGAGCAACGGCTCACCCGGGACGGGATGTCGGGCATCAACCATGGACGTCAGTCGCGCCAGCACCATCGCCGTCCACGCTGCGCCGCGAATGCCGCCACCTTCGGCGGACACCACCACGACCGGACAGATGCGACGACCCGCGCACCGTTGCGTAAGCCAGGTGTTGGCGTAACTGTCGAACGTGGGGCGGGCGCTGACGGGTGCCGCCACGGGCGCGTCGTGCGTGCTCATGGACGGGTACTGGCGCACGAGGTGGTTGTCGTTGAGATGCGCGGCGTGAAGCAGGCCGCTGACCAGCGCAAGGAGGGTGAGCAAAGGAAAACCGCGCTGGTCGGCGATCATGCACAGGAAGCCACCACTCAGGCACAGGAACGAGGCGGATATCAGCAGGATCGCAAGTGGACCGACGCCGTCGAGGAGTTCGGGTTTGCTGGCGATAAGGGCGGTGGCTGCAAGATTGAGGGCGATGGTCATCGCGTAAACGGCAAGCGCTGGACGACCTAAATGGCGAAGCTGGAGCACGCGCGTCTCGAGTGAAGGCCTGGGCGCCACGCGATGGCCTCGCCGCGCGGCCGGCATCGCGTTGAGCACGTGGCGACGCGCGATGAAGAAGGTGATCAGTGCGGCGGATTCAACGACAAGCCAGATCGCGCGCGACGCACGGCGCGTGCAGTCGGTGGCCTCGTCGCAGTGGGTGTTGGGGAGTTTGTGCAGGGCGACGAAGTAGGCGATGACGACCAGTGCGGGGACAGCGGCACCGATGACGCGAGGTAGCCAGTCGCGCAGCCAGGCGCCACGCGGATCCTGCAGTGCTGGCCAGCGGGGGTAGTCGAGGCGATAGGCGTTGCGCGCGGCGTACCACAGCGCCAGGCCGGCGATGGTGCTGGTGGCGATCAGGGCGAGGAAGCGCCAGGGGCTGTCGTCGACCCACAGCGCGATGAGGAACAGCTCGGTGACCTGGTCGACGCTGGTGGCGATGAAGGTGCCGAAGATCAGCACGAGGAGCGTGACGCGCAGGGGTTTGAGGTTGTCGATGACGAGGGCGATGCTCCAGCCGATGCCGTTCAGCGCGGCGCCGAAGCGTGCGGTGAAGGTGGCGGGGGCGTCGCTGTCGGTGGCCATGTGGGGGTGGCTCGGGGGATGGGCGACGGGGATGGTAGTGGGTGGGGGGATGGTGGGGATGTGAGGGAGGGTGTTTCTTTGCCTTCACCTTGGTCATTTCGACGTAGGCAGTAACCCAGTGGCGATGGTGTTGGGTGTTCGCCTTTCCTCTCAAAGTCGTCATTCCTGCGTAGGCAGGACGGAGCCCGAAGGGCGGAGAACGACCGAAGGTCGGCCCCGTAGGGGTGAGCGCAGCGAATCAACCAGTGGCGATCACATAGGTTTGCGCCTTCCCTTTCAATGCCGTCATTCCGGCGAAAGCCGGACGGAGCCCGAAGGGCGGAGAACGACCGAAGGTCGGCCCCGCAGGGGTGAGCTATGCGAATAATCCACGTGCGACCACGTTGGGTGTTGCATTCAACTTCAACGAGTCAGGCGTTCGACCGAAAGGATGAACAGTGGGCATATCCGGCGTCCCGAAAATTATTGGCGTGGTCGCACGTGGATTATTCGCATAGCTCACCCCTGCGGGGCCGACCTTCGGTCGTTCTCCGCCCTTCGGGCTCCGTCCGGCTTTCGCCGGAATGACGACCTGGGAGTGAAACGCTACAACCGAATTTGATCGCCACTGGGTGATTCGCTGCGCTCCGCCCTTCGGGCTCCGTCCTGCCTGCGCAGGAATGATGGTTCTTTTGTGTGTTTGCGTGATCCGAAAGCAATGCCCACAAAAAAGGGCGCGACCGAAGCCGCGCCCTTTCTCAATCATCCAACCAACCCCTCACTTCCTGATATCCACATCCTTCGTTTCCTTCAGGAACAGCAGGCCGATAAAGAACGTCACGATGGCCACGATGATCGGATACCACAGGCCGTAGTAGATATCGCCCTTCCACGCCACGAGCATGAAGCCGATGGTGGGGACGAAGCCGCCGAACCAGCCGTTGCCGATGTGGTACGGGAGGCTCATCGAGGTGTAGCGGATGCGGGTGGGGAACATTTCCACCAGCCACGCGGCGATGGGGCCGTAGACCATGGTGACGTAGATGACGAGGATCGCCAGCAGCACGATCAGCATCGGGTAGTTGGCCTTGGCCGGATCGGCCTTCTCCGGATAACCCGCTTCCTTGATCGCAGCGCCGAGCTTGGCACCGAAGTCCTTGCTCTGTGCAGCGAAGGAGGCGCTGTCGAGGCTGCCGCCTTCGAAGGAGTCGATCACCTTGTCGCCAATCTTCACCTGGGCCAGCGCACCGCCAACGGCCGCTTCATTGCGATACGGCACGCCCTTCTTGGCGAGTGCGCTTTTGGCCACGTCGCAGGAGCTGGTGAATTTCGCCTTGCCGACCGGATCGAACTGGAAGCTGCAGCGGCCCGGATCGGCGACGACGACGACCGGCGAGGATGCGGCGGCGGCTTCGATGTCGGGGTTACCGAAATGCGTGAGGCCCTTGAAGATCGGGAAGAACGTAAGCGCTGCAATCAGGCAACCGGCGAGCACGATGCTCTTGCGGCCGATGCGATCGGACAGCCAGCCGAAGAACACGAAGAACGGCGTGCCGATGAGCAGCGCGGCGGCAATCAGCAGATTCGCCGTGGTGCCGTCGATCTTCAGGCTCTGCGTCAGGAAGTACAGCGAGTAGAACTGGCCCGTGTACCACACGACAGCCTGGCCGGCGGTGGCGCCGAGCAGCGCGAGGATGACGAGCTTAAGGTTGCTCCACTGGCCGAAGGCTTCGGTCAGCGGTGCCTTGGAGTGCTTGCCCTCGGCCTTCATCTGCTGGAAGACCGGCGATTCCTGCAGCTGCATGCGGATATAGACCGACACGGCCACCAGCACCGCGGAAATCAGGAACGGCACGCGCCAGCCCCAGGCTTCAAAGGTTTCGGTACCCAGGCCAAGACGCGTGCCCAGGATCACCAGCAGCGACAGGAACAGGCCGAAGGTCGCGGTGATCTGGATGAAGCTGGTGTACAGGCCACGCTTGCCGTCGGGTGCATGTTCGGCCACATAGGTGGCGGCACCGCCGTATTCGCCGCCGAGCGCGAGGCCCTGCAGCAGGCGAAGGATGATCAACAGTGTCGGCGCAACAATGCCGATCTGTCCGTAACTGGGCAGCACGCCAACCAGGAAGGTGGACAAGCCCATGATGATGATGGTGATGAGGAAGGTGTATTTGCGGCCGATCAAATCACCGAGTCGGCCGAACACAATCGCGCCGAACGGACGCACCGCGAAGCCCGCGGCAAACGCCAGCAGCGCGAAGATGAACTGGCTGGTTTCATTGAGGCCGCTGAAGAAGTGCTTGCCGATCAGGGCGGCGAGCGATCCGTAAAGATAAAAGTCGTACCACTCGAAGACGG is from Dyella terrae and encodes:
- a CDS encoding toxin-antitoxin system YwqK family antitoxin; protein product: MTEWTELNGKLHGFRRHWFADGRLFSEAEYRDGLAHGLIREWTEEGKLTLQANYQSGKLEGLYQTWWDDGEKKEDGVYVQGKRLKGYRWYRPDGELWRESSADGADPMDSCH
- a CDS encoding PA0069 family radical SAM protein; its protein translation is MDQPHAFKGRGAASNPEGRFESIRKYAEDDGWQHAVLDEERPRPKTEVTEERARSVITRNDSPDIFFNQALNPYRGCEHGCIYCFARPSHSYLNLSPGLDFETKLRAKTNLAEVLRHELGKPSYKPSPINLGSNTDPYQPIEKRFRITRAALEVLAECRHPLTIVTKNALVERDLDLLAPMARDGLVQVFVSINSLDNHLAAKLEPRATAPHRRIQTVKNLTDAGVPVGILVAPIIPAVNDRDMEAVMEQAADAGATSAGYTTLRLPYELKLLFREWLAIHMPDRAEHVMSLVQQMNNGRDYDSDFSTRMHGQGVFADLIRKRFEVASRRHGFARAREWQPDMSKFQAPREASPQGQLF
- a CDS encoding MFS transporter, with the translated sequence MATTANEARGAALDTGHRRVILASSLGTVFEWYDFYLYGSLAALIGKHFFSGLNETSQFIFALLAFAAGFAVRPFGAIVFGRLGDLIGRKYTFLITIIIMGLSTFLVGVLPSYGQIGIVAPTLLIILRLLQGLALGGEYGGAATYVAEHAPDGKRGLYTSFIQITATFGLFLSLLVILGTRLGLGTETFEAWGWRVPFLISAVLVAVSVYIRMQLQESPVFQQMKAEGKHSKAPLTEAFGQWSNLKLVILALLGATAGQAVVWYTGQFYSLYFLTQSLKIDGTTANLLIAAALLIGTPFFVFFGWLSDRIGRKSIVLAGCLIAALTFFPIFKGLTHFGNPDIEAAAASSPVVVVADPGRCSFQFDPVGKAKFTSSCDVAKSALAKKGVPYRNEAAVGGALAQVKIGDKVIDSFEGGSLDSASFAAQSKDFGAKLGAAIKEAGYPEKADPAKANYPMLIVLLAILVIYVTMVYGPIAAWLVEMFPTRIRYTSMSLPYHIGNGWFGGFVPTIGFMLVAWKGDIYYGLWYPIIVAIVTFFIGLLFLKETKDVDIRK